A window of Adhaeribacter arboris genomic DNA:
CGCCGCAGCAAACTATTTTAATGGTTACCCACGATCGTTATTTTCTGGACAAAGTAGCCAACGAAATTGTAGAACTGGATCAAGGCAAATTATTTTCCTACAAGGGTAATTACGCTTATTTTATAGAGAAGAAAGCCGAACGTGAAATGCAACAGGACCTGGAAGTAGAAAAAGCCCGCAACCTGATGCGCAAAGAACTCGACTGGATGCGTCGCCAACCCAAGGCTCGTGGTACAAAATCTAAATCGCGCATTGATGCTTTCTACGATTTAAAAGAAAAAGCCAGCAGTAAAGTAACCCAGTCTCAGCTCGAATTGTCGGTAAAAACAACGCGGCAAGGCGGTAAAATCATTGAAGTCGAAAAGATTTCGAAGACCTACGGCGATAAAAAGATTGTTACCGATTTCTCCTACGTTTTTAAGAAAAAAGACCGGATTGGCATAATTGGCGAGAACGGCGCGGGTAAAACCACCTTCCTGAATATGCTAACCGGAAAAGTAAACCCGGATTCCGGCGAAATTGATCCCGGCCAAACTACCGTAGTCGGATATTATACCCAGGATGAGCTTACTTTTAAAGATGACCAACGGGTAATTGATATTGTAAAGGAAATTGCCGAAGTAGTAGAAATGGCGAACGGTGAAGTAATTACGGCCTCGCAGTTTCTGCAGCATTTTATGTTTCCGCCGGCGCAGCAGTATACTTTAGTGGGTAAATTAAGCGGGGGGGAAAAACGGCGCTTGCAGTTGCTCCGGGTACTCATTAAAAATCCAAACTTTCTGATTCTGGATGAGCCTACTAACGATTTAGATATTATTACGCTTAATATTCTGGAAGATTTTCTGTTACAATTTGGCGGCTGCTTGCTGATTGTTTCGCACGACCGGTATTTTATGGATCAATTGGTGGAGCACTTGTTCGTGTTTGAAGGAGAAGGTAAAATCCGCAATTTTCCGGGTAACTATACCGATTACCGCGAGTGGCTCGCTGAAAAGGAAAAAGAAGCCTCTAAGCCAATTGCCAAGTCACCCGGTGCTTCGTCGGCCGCCGTTGTTGCGCCAGCAAGCACCAAACGCAAAGCTTCTTATAACGAAAAACGCGAATACGAGCAATTAGAAAAAGAAATTCAGGAGTTAGAAACCGAAAAAGAAACCCTGGTAAACCGCATAAATAGTGGCACGGGTGATCATAAAAAAATAGCCGAAGATGCCGCCCGCCTGAAGCAACTAAACCAACAAATCGACTATAAATCGGAACGTTGGCTGGAACTCGCCGATTTAATGGATTGATATAAAAAGTAAAGCCGGAAAATTAGTTTTTCCGGCTTTACTTTTTAAACACCTTACTGTTTTTAATTCATTCTCATACTTTCAGGCAAAAACATTTAGTTTGAGGTATCAGGGGCAATACTAAAACAGATACTAGTTAGCCTTTAAAGTTATTATTTTCGTAGCTGAAGCTAAAACCTAATTTCTGACCCCGGCTTACCTGCTGGTTTTCCATTTTCTGCTTCACCGAAATCTTTTTAATATCTTCCAGGGCTGGCGCTATTAAATCGTTGTTCACGGAAGCAACCATGGCACTTTCTATGAATAAGCGTAAGGCTTTATTATCCACAATATTTTTGGCCATATCGGTATATTCCAAATCCAGTTCGCTAACGCCTTCCAGGTAAAAGTGATTTTCTACGTTAATCAGGATGCGGGCCAGTAAATAACCGGGGTCGTTCATCCGGTTATATTTAATCGAATCGGCCATGAAGTTATACGCCATAATGTGCCCGAAAAAACGCCGGCGAAAATCTTCTTCCACGTAATCGCTGCTCATTAATTCGTGATCATCCGGAAACGTAATAACATTTGAATGCATTACGAAAATGAGCAAATCGCCGGAAAACTTAATATGAAATTCAAATTCGTTGATATTTCGGTATTCAATTACCACGTTCGAATCTACTTCGGTAATTTTCTGACTTAATATTGCTACAATATCGGCGGCGGCCACCCGCATTTTTTCAAATACCTCTTGCGTATTCCGGTAAATGGTTTGTTTGGTAATTGATTTTTGCTTTAAGCCTTCAAATATTGCTTCGACTTTATCTTCCATATTCTTTCATTTTAGCCATTCCCGCTCCGGCAGAAACGTTACGTAAAATTTTAACTTCTTATGCGCAAATTTATTACTGATTATCTTAAATTCATTAATCCAAATTTGCAGCCAATTTTATGGTTTACCTCCTTATTCCATTTTACTCTTCTAGTTGCGCCAACTGCTCTTGATTTAACTCCAGGGTATGATATACTTTCTGCACATCATCATCGTCTTCGAGTACGTCAATTAGTTTAAGTACTTTTTTTAATGCTTCGTCGTCCAGAGCAATAGTTGTTTTCGGAATTCGCTGCAGTTCGGCGCTTTCTACTTCAAAAGATAAACTTTCCACTTTTTTCTGCAAGGCTCCGAAATCTTCCATGGCGCAATAAATGGTTATAAATTCATCTTCAAACAGCACTTCTTCCGCACCGGCATCAATTAAATCAAAAGTAAATTCTTCTTCGTCTAACGGATTCCCGGTTTGTTTTAATACAAATACACCTTTCCGGTCGAAGAGAAAATCCAACGATCCGGTTGTACCCAGCGCCCCGCCGTATTTATTAAATGCCGACCGTACACTGGCTACTGTCCGGTTTAAATTATCCGTCAGGCACTCTACACAAACCGCTACGCCATGCGAAGCATATCCCTCGTACGTAACTTCGGAGTAATTTGCCTCATCTGCCCCCGACCCTTTTTTAATGGCTCGTTCAATGTTATCTTTCGGCATGTTAACCGCTTTGGCGCTCTGAATAGCTAAGCGTAAACGCGGATTACCATCCGGGTCGGGGCCGCTTTCTTTTACTGCTACCGATATTTCTTTCACTATTTTCGTAAATATTTTGGAGCGTCTGGCATCCAAGGCTCCTTTCTTCCGCTTTATCGTTGACCATTTACTGTGTCCTGACATATTGCCTTTAACCTGTTTTTAATATTTAAACTTTGCCAATTTATTTAATAAACTTAGCAATGTAAAGAGGTTGTTGAAAGCTATTTATTATTACCAAGTTTACCTATTAATTACACAATTCTAAGTTCTCTGTAACGCGAATACTCCTTCATTTAAGCCATTAATGCCGCTAAAAATTACTATCTTTACTTTTTAAGACATAGAATTTGCTTGATATACAATGGATAATCAACCCGATAATCAACCTGTTGCAGAATCTACTTTTGATTCTTTTCAGTTACACGATGATCTGCTAGCTGGTATTGATGCCATGAACTTCCGGAAACCTACGCCTATTCAACAGGCCGCTATTCCGGTAATTCTGGAAAACCATGATTTAATTGCCTGTGCGCAAACCGGTACCGGTAAAACGGCTGCCTACGTTCTGCCTTTGTTAGATAGAATTTCGCACGCTAAGCACGACCATACCAGCACTTTAGTATTAGTACCTACGCGAGAGCTGGCCAAGCAGATTGACGACCAGATTGCCGGCTTTGCTTATTTTGTACCTGCTACCTCTATCGCCATTTACGGCGGCAACAAAGGCGAAAGCTGGGATCAGCAAAAAAAGGCAATTACCAGCGGTGCTGATATTATTATTGCCACTCCCGGCCGCTTAATTGCGCACATGAACATGGGCTACGTAAAATTTGATAAACTGGATTATTTGGTACTCGACGAAGCCGACAAAATGCTGGATATGGGTTTTATGCCTGATTTATTGCGTATTGTAAGCCAATTACCCGTTAAACGGCAAACTTTAATGTTTTCGGCTACTATGCCGCCTAAAATACGCGAACTGGCCCGTAAAATTTTACAGAATCCTACTGAAATTAATTTGGGAATTTCCAAACCCGCAGAAGGGATTGACCAACGCATGTATCTGACCTACGATAAACAAAAGCCCAAACTACTTGAACATTTACTGAAAGATTTAACTGTGCAGAGTATGATTGTTTTTACTTCCCGTAAATCGGCGGTAAACGATA
This region includes:
- a CDS encoding ABC-F family ATP-binding cassette domain-containing protein, with product MNYLSAENISKTFADRWLFRELNFGISKGQRLALVGVNGSGKTTLLNVLAGKLAPDSGSVSVRKEIRIGYLGQQPEFDENLTVQQTLFSGQNEIIETISQYERCVHQDNADPDQLQRLMERMEELQAWDYEAKVKQILGKFGITDLEKEIRHLSGGQKKRVAMARVLIEEPDLLIMDEPTNHLDLDTIEWLENVLSSPQQTILMVTHDRYFLDKVANEIVELDQGKLFSYKGNYAYFIEKKAEREMQQDLEVEKARNLMRKELDWMRRQPKARGTKSKSRIDAFYDLKEKASSKVTQSQLELSVKTTRQGGKIIEVEKISKTYGDKKIVTDFSYVFKKKDRIGIIGENGAGKTTFLNMLTGKVNPDSGEIDPGQTTVVGYYTQDELTFKDDQRVIDIVKEIAEVVEMANGEVITASQFLQHFMFPPAQQYTLVGKLSGGEKRRLQLLRVLIKNPNFLILDEPTNDLDIITLNILEDFLLQFGGCLLIVSHDRYFMDQLVEHLFVFEGEGKIRNFPGNYTDYREWLAEKEKEASKPIAKSPGASSAAVVAPASTKRKASYNEKREYEQLEKEIQELETEKETLVNRINSGTGDHKKIAEDAARLKQLNQQIDYKSERWLELADLMD
- a CDS encoding YebC/PmpR family DNA-binding transcriptional regulator, encoding MSGHSKWSTIKRKKGALDARRSKIFTKIVKEISVAVKESGPDPDGNPRLRLAIQSAKAVNMPKDNIERAIKKGSGADEANYSEVTYEGYASHGVAVCVECLTDNLNRTVASVRSAFNKYGGALGTTGSLDFLFDRKGVFVLKQTGNPLDEEEFTFDLIDAGAEEVLFEDEFITIYCAMEDFGALQKKVESLSFEVESAELQRIPKTTIALDDEALKKVLKLIDVLEDDDDVQKVYHTLELNQEQLAQLEE
- a CDS encoding DEAD/DEAH box helicase, with amino-acid sequence MDNQPDNQPVAESTFDSFQLHDDLLAGIDAMNFRKPTPIQQAAIPVILENHDLIACAQTGTGKTAAYVLPLLDRISHAKHDHTSTLVLVPTRELAKQIDDQIAGFAYFVPATSIAIYGGNKGESWDQQKKAITSGADIIIATPGRLIAHMNMGYVKFDKLDYLVLDEADKMLDMGFMPDLLRIVSQLPVKRQTLMFSATMPPKIRELARKILQNPTEINLGISKPAEGIDQRMYLTYDKQKPKLLEHLLKDLTVQSMIVFTSRKSAVNDIARILQKMGHKAEGITSDRTQEEREATLQGFRNKQFQILVATDIMSRGIDIDNISHILNYDVPQDAEDYIHRIGRTARAATTGTAITFINEKDQGRVVRIERLIEREIPKLENPEDIGPGPAFEPNKHRESKPRNKSNSKNKPKTRSHAAKSPDQPIRKPNATARVESKAPKINPEIGAERPKKPFEPKKRNSKRRGPKPEGQSQASDTNTSLKTAEE